DNA from Desulfitibacter sp. BRH_c19:
GACATCTTGCAGTGTATCAGGAAATGGTCCAACTGATTCGAATACAGCCCATGTTGAGGCAGGAACTTTAAGTTGTGTCAGGTTATCTGGACATTCATTAGTTGTAGCAACGCCGATGTAATGATCAAGTTCCCCTTTTTCCTCCATTCGGCCTTCAGAAAAGTTCGTGGATGCTTGAAGTAGCCCTAAAGGCTCGACATTAGAAAGCTCCTTAAGTTTATTTATCGTTTGATCATTTAAAGTTTTCCACATAGAGGCAATCTCTGGATTAACCCCGTGGAAAATTATAGGAACCCTTCTCTTGATACCAACTATACAAAATCCCTCTTTTTCTTCAATTCGATAGTTCATTTCACTTCCTCCTTTAATTGATAACTGAAAGGCCATTCGTGGATAGGCTTTTAGTGATTGACCACTATTTCTCGCTTCTGACGGTGTTATCCCGTGTAGACTTTGAAAAGCTCTTGTAAAAGAATCTGGTGAATTGT
Protein-coding regions in this window:
- a CDS encoding AraC family transcriptional regulator; amino-acid sequence: LAFCSEYHFQRMFSFLAGVTLSEYIRRRRLTLAAFEFNNNSIRIIDVAIKYGYNSPDSFTRAFQSLHGITPSEARNSGQSLKAYPRMAFQLSIKGGSEMNYRIEEKEGFCIVGIKRRVPIIFHGVNPEIASMWKTLNDQTINKLKELSNVEPLGLLQASTNFSEGRMEEKGELDHYIGVATTNECPDNLTQLKVPASTWAVFESVGPFPDTLQDVWGRIYSEWFPSSNYQQTEGPEILWTENKDVTSPTFKSQIWIPILKK